The Pseudomonadota bacterium sequence CTGCAATGTGCGCTGTGATAGGCGGATGCACCTACTGTTTTGGGCAATGCCCCACAGGTTTTTCTGTGGACGATGAGGAATCATTGCCGGAAGGGTGGGTGTATCTTGGGCAGGGGATAGACAGCATATCGGTGTGGGGAGATTCGGGAAGTAGAATAGGGCGCGGTACATGGGCAAAATTCTATGTTGTGACAAAGCCATCGACAATAGAAAGAGTCTTTCTCCGCTCGGACAGCACATGTAATATGAATGATGTACAAAGATGGCTGCAGGAATGTGAAGTTACGGATTATGCAAAATGTAAAAGTTCATGCACCGGTTGCACGTGGCTCATACAAGACTCGGAGGAAACAGGCAATACATATACTCCCACCTGCGAGGATCATGCAAGCGCGTTAACCACAGGGTATACGATATGTCCTCCGGGTGACAATTCTGCAACTGCAACCATCAACGATACCCTGTCTACGCCGACTCCCCTGACAGACACTTTCACGACTTATGAAAACGGGCTGCCGATTACGTGGCAGACTGTAAACGGCGGTCCGGGCATACGGGAAGGGTTTGATTTATGGTGTTCCAGAATAAAATTTTCGTGCAGCGAAAACACAAACAACTGCCAGACGCTTATTGACGAGGGGTGCGTACATTACAGTTCGCAATGTCTGGATGCACAATGTACCCAGTATGAGCACACATACAAGTGCGGTCCAGAAAGAATAACAAAATATACTGTTGCTTACAACTGCTCGGGAGAGATTCGCTGCATAGGCACTGAATGTGCCGATGCGTCATACGATGCAAACTTAAACCTGGGCAAGGCGTTAGCGGCGGGGGAAATTCTCAATATGGCGAGGGTGGATTCAATGCCGAATGGCGGGGATTTACAGATATTCCCGGGTAAGGCGATGGAATGTCAGGCAAGCCCGGAAAACTGTTGCAGACCTACCACAATGGGAATGTCCATCGGTGATTATGTGAGCATGGCAAGCAGTATGTACAGTATGTATAATTATGCCAGTTTGGGCGTTGAAGGAGTGGCGGCATCGTATGCAAGTACAATTACAGCCAGTGCAAATACCCTTGCTACCCAATTAGGATACGGTGCGGCGACCACAGTGGCAATGGAAGAAGCGGGTGTGTGCATAACCCAAACCACAATAACATCCGCTTTTGGCACAACGACCATGACAACGACAATGACGGGCGGGACGACGGCAGCCACGACAGTTGTAGCTCCGTCGTTGGCGATCTCAGCATTGGGAACCGTTGTGTCGGTAGTGGGTGTGCTATATTTGGCATATTCGATAGGGAAAATGGTTTATGATATAACGTTTGCATGTACGGAAGAGGATATGGAAACGTCATTAAAGCTCGGGTTCAAACTATGTCATTTAGTGGATGTCAAGAGAGACAAAAAACTCCTGCTCTTCACAAAGAAGACTAATAGATATTGCTGTTTCAACAGTATCCTTGCCAGAATAATACATGAGCAGGGTCGGCCACAGTTAGGGATGTTATGGGGGGGAGGTAATTCCCCGCTTTATTGCAGGGGATTTACTGTTCAGGAGCTTGCATCGTTAGATTTCTCCCAAATGGACTTGACTGAATATACGCAGTATATTACGAGTAAGGTTGAACTTACGCCGGAAGAGATTGAAAATATTTCAAATTCAGTGAAGGCAAAGTTTGAATAGGAAAGAATTGTGGTATTGGCGAGACAATGACGACAATAATAACTTCCGTAGTCAATAGTTTTGATCAAATAGGACTTGTTCCTGCCTTGATCTATTGATAACCGAATGAAATGTGCAAGCACCTGGCGACTTGTTTTCTGTAATAGCAGACTACGGCTGTACTTCCGAAGTTAATACTTTTGGTCAAACAAGGAGTATACTCGCTTTCAAATCTGCAATCAGGGTTCTGGCTGGATT is a genomic window containing:
- the traN gene encoding conjugal transfer protein TraN, whose amino-acid sequence is AMCAVIGGCTYCFGQCPTGFSVDDEESLPEGWVYLGQGIDSISVWGDSGSRIGRGTWAKFYVVTKPSTIERVFLRSDSTCNMNDVQRWLQECEVTDYAKCKSSCTGCTWLIQDSEETGNTYTPTCEDHASALTTGYTICPPGDNSATATINDTLSTPTPLTDTFTTYENGLPITWQTVNGGPGIREGFDLWCSRIKFSCSENTNNCQTLIDEGCVHYSSQCLDAQCTQYEHTYKCGPERITKYTVAYNCSGEIRCIGTECADASYDANLNLGKALAAGEILNMARVDSMPNGGDLQIFPGKAMECQASPENCCRPTTMGMSIGDYVSMASSMYSMYNYASLGVEGVAASYASTITASANTLATQLGYGAATTVAMEEAGVCITQTTITSAFGTTTMTTTMTGGTTAATTVVAPSLAISALGTVVSVVGVLYLAYSIGKMVYDITFACTEEDMETSLKLGFKLCHLVDVKRDKKLLLFTKKTNRYCCFNSILARIIHEQGRPQLGMLWGGGNSPLYCRGFTVQELASLDFSQMDLTEYTQYITSKVELTPEEIENISNSVKAKFE